Proteins co-encoded in one Ziziphus jujuba cultivar Dongzao chromosome 9, ASM3175591v1 genomic window:
- the LOC107425915 gene encoding ETO1-like protein 1 isoform X1, translating into MRTFFPSESCKETQLSALNPQSWLQVERGKLSKIASHSSSSSSSSIESLIKVPEPPILPFFKPVDYVEVLAQIHEELESCPPQDRSKLYLLQFQVFRGLGEGKLMRRSLRSAWQKASTVHEKLVFGAWLKYEKQGEELIADLLANCGKCAQEFGPVDISGQLPLQLSVSSYETVSMNGNQILKNVIFRIGDDKIVCDRQKISSLAAPFHAMLNGCFSESLCEDIDLSENNISASGMRAIDEFSKTGSLSEVSPNLLLEILVFANKFCCERLRDACDRKLASLVSSRDDAVELMEYALEENCRVLAASCLQAFLNDLPDCLNDNRVVEIFRHADRQQRLIMVGPASYSLYCLLSEVAMNLDPQSDTTACFLEQLVEFAENDQQRQLAFHQLGCVRLLRREYEEAERLFEASLNAGHIYSVVGLARLGYIKGHKLWSYEKLSSVISTISPLGWMYQERSLYHEGDQRWEDLEKATELDPTLTYPYMYRAASLMLKENVQAALAEINRVLGFKLALECLELRFCFYLALEDYQSAICDVQAILTLSPDYRMFEGRVAASQFRTLVREHVENWTTADCWLQLYDRWSSVDDIGSLSVIYQMLESDAAKGVLYFRQSLLLLRLNCPEAAMRSLQLARQHASSEHERLVYEGWILYDTGHCEEGLQKAEDSIKIKRSFEAFFLKAYALADSSQDPSCSSTVVSLLEDALKCPSDRLRKGQALNNLGSVYVDCQRLDLAADCYINALKIRHTRAHQGLARVHFLRNDKTAAYDEMTKLIEKARNNASAYEKRSEYCDRELTKADLEMVTRLDPLRVYPYRYRAAGIPGNSGWWVVFVSTRLIIGSKMPNPNTTHLLIVSVLMDSRKEKEAIGELSRAIAFKADLHLLHLRAAFHEHIGDVLGALRDCRAALSVDPNHQEMLELHSRVNSHEP; encoded by the exons ATGAGGACTTTCTTTCCCTCCGAGTCCTGTAAAGAAACACAGCTTAGTGCTCTCAATCCACAGTCTTGGCTACAGGTTGAAAGAGGAAAGCTTTCTAAAATTGCATCTcactcctcttcttcttcttcctcatccaT AGAATCTCTCATCAAGGTCCCTGAGCCACCAATACTACCATTCTTTAAACCTGTTGATTATGTAGAAGTTTTAGCTCAAATCCATGAAGAACTTGAGTCGTGTCCTCCACAAGACCGGTCAAAGCTCTATTTGTTACAATTCCAGGTCTTTAGGGGCCTTGGAGAAGGAAAACTGATGCGGAGAAGCCTACGTTCTGCTTGGCAGAAGGCTAGCACCGTACATGAGAAGCTCGTTTTTGGAGCATGGTTGAAGTATGAGAAGCAAGGAGAAGAGCTTATAGCTGACTTGCTTGCCAATTGTGGCAAATGTGCGCAAGAGTTTGGGCCAGTAGACATTTCGGGTCAGCTTCCACTTCAATTGAGTGTCAGTTCCTATGAGACTGTTTCGATGAATGGGAACCAAAtcttaaaaaatgttatttttagaATTGGAGATGATAAAATAGTATGTGATAGGCAGAAAATATCAAGCCTTGCAGCTCCATTCCATGCCATGCTTAATGGGTGTTTCTCTGAATCACTTTGTGAGGACATAGATTTGTCTGAAAACAATATCTCTGCATCAGGTATGAGGGCAATCGATGAGTTCAGCAAGACTGGTAGTTTGAGTGAAGTCTCTCCAAATCTTTTGCTGGAAATATTAGTTTTCGCAAACAAGTTTTGTTGTGAAAGGCTCAGAGATGCTTGTGATAGGAAACTCGCGTCTTTAGTTTCTTCTAGAGATGATGCCGTGGAACTCATGGAATATGCTCTTGAAGAGAACTGTCGTGTCCTTGCTGCATCATGTTTACAAGCTTTTTTAAATGACCTTCCTGATTGTTTAAATGACAATCGAGTGGTGGAAATATTCAGGCATGCTGACAGACAGCAAAGATTGATCATGGTTGGGCCGGCTTCATATTCactctattgtttattaagtgAAGTTGCCATGAACCTTGATCCTCAATCTGATACAACAGCTTGTTTCCTGGAACAGTTAGTAGAATTTGCTGAAAATGACCAGCAGAGACAATTGGCTTTTCATCAATTGGGATGTGTAAGGCTCTTGAGAAGAGAATATGAAGAAGCAGAACGACTTTTTGAAGCATCTTTAAATGCAGGCCATATTTACTCTGTTGTAGGTTTAGCTAGACTGGGCTACATTAAAGGTCATAAGCTTTGGTCATATGAGAAGCTCAGCTCTGTAATTTCCACTATCTCCCCACTTGGATGGATGTATCAAGAGAGGTCATTATACCATGAAGGCGATCAGAGGTGGGAAGACCTTGAGAAAGCGACTGAGTTAGATCCAACTCTTACTTACCCTTACATGTATCGTGCAGCTTCCTTAATGCTGAAAGAGAATGTTCAAGCTGCGCTTGCAGAAATTAACCGGGTTCTTGGGTTTAAACTTGCATTAGAATGCTTGGAACTTcggttttgtttttatcttgctCTTGAGGATTATCAATCAGCCATTTGTGATGTTCAAGCTATCCTTACTCTCTCCCCAGACTATAGGATGTTTGAGGGACGGGTAGCAGCATCCCAATTTCGTACTCTAGTTCGTGAGCATGTTGAGAATTGGACAACTGCAGATTGTTGGCTGCAATTATATGATCGATGGTCTTCTGTGGATGACATTGGTTCTCTCTCTGTTATTTATCAAATGCTTGAATCGGATGCAGCAAAAGGTGTTCTATACTTTAGACAGTCATTGCTTCTCCTCAG GTTAAACTGTCCAGAAGCAGCCATGAGGAGTTTGCAATTAGCTCGCCAACATGCATCTAGTGAACATGAACGGCTGGTCTATGAGGGTTGGATCTTATACGATACAGGTCATTGTGAGGAGGGGCTCCAAAAAGCTGAGGATTCTATTAAGATCAAGAGATCCTTTGAGGCTTTCTTTCTCAAAGCATATGCACTTGCTGACTCTAGCCAAGACCCATCTTGTTCTTCAACTGTTGTTTCTCTTCTTGAAGATGCCCTGAAGTGCCCCTCAGACAGGCTGCGGAAAGGTCAG GCACTGAACAATCTTGGAAGTGTTTATGTTGACTGCCAGAGGCTAGACCTGGCAGCTGATTGCTACATAAATGCTCTTAAAATCCGGCATACCCGAGCCCACCAGGGCCTCGCACGGGTTCATTTTCTGAGAAACGATAAGACTGCAGCATATGATGAAATGACGAAACTAATAGAGAAGGCCAGGAATAATGCTTCTGCCTACGAGAAAAGGTCTGAATATTGTGACCGTGAACTCACAAAGGCAGATCTGGAAATGGTCACTCGATTAGATCCACTTCGTGTTTATCCCTACAGATATAGAGCAGCAG gtatacctggcaattcgggttggtgggtcgtgttcgtgtcaacccgtttaataatcgggtcaaaaatgcctaacccgaacacgacccatttattaatcgtgtcag TGTTAATGGACAGCCGCAAGGAAAAAGAAGCAATTGGAGAACTATCAAGGGCTATTGCATTCAAAGCCGATCTCCATCTTCTCCACTTGCGTGCCGCATTTCATGAGCACATTGGAGATGTGTTAGGTGCTTTGCGAGATTGTCGAGCTGCTCTCTCTGTTGACCCTAATCATCAAGAAATGCTGGAGCTTCACAGCCGTGTAAACAGCCATGAGCCATGA
- the LOC107425915 gene encoding ETO1-like protein 1 isoform X2: protein MRTFFPSESCKETQLSALNPQSWLQVERGKLSKIASHSSSSSSSSIESLIKVPEPPILPFFKPVDYVEVLAQIHEELESCPPQDRSKLYLLQFQVFRGLGEGKLMRRSLRSAWQKASTVHEKLVFGAWLKYEKQGEELIADLLANCGKCAQEFGPVDISGQLPLQLSVSSYETVSMNGNQILKNVIFRIGDDKIVCDRQKISSLAAPFHAMLNGCFSESLCEDIDLSENNISASGMRAIDEFSKTGSLSEVSPNLLLEILVFANKFCCERLRDACDRKLASLVSSRDDAVELMEYALEENCRVLAASCLQAFLNDLPDCLNDNRVVEIFRHADRQQRLIMVGPASYSLYCLLSEVAMNLDPQSDTTACFLEQLVEFAENDQQRQLAFHQLGCVRLLRREYEEAERLFEASLNAGHIYSVVGLARLGYIKGHKLWSYEKLSSVISTISPLGWMYQERSLYHEGDQRWEDLEKATELDPTLTYPYMYRAASLMLKENVQAALAEINRVLGFKLALECLELRFCFYLALEDYQSAICDVQAILTLSPDYRMFEGRVAASQFRTLVREHVENWTTADCWLQLYDRWSSVDDIGSLSVIYQMLESDAAKGVLYFRQSLLLLRLNCPEAAMRSLQLARQHASSEHERLVYEGWILYDTGHCEEGLQKAEDSIKIKRSFEAFFLKAYALADSSQDPSCSSTVVSLLEDALKCPSDRLRKGQALNNLGSVYVDCQRLDLAADCYINALKIRHTRAHQGLARVHFLRNDKTAAYDEMTKLIEKARNNASAYEKRSEYCDRELTKADLEMVTRLDPLRVYPYRYRAAVLMDSRKEKEAIGELSRAIAFKADLHLLHLRAAFHEHIGDVLGALRDCRAALSVDPNHQEMLELHSRVNSHEP, encoded by the exons ATGAGGACTTTCTTTCCCTCCGAGTCCTGTAAAGAAACACAGCTTAGTGCTCTCAATCCACAGTCTTGGCTACAGGTTGAAAGAGGAAAGCTTTCTAAAATTGCATCTcactcctcttcttcttcttcctcatccaT AGAATCTCTCATCAAGGTCCCTGAGCCACCAATACTACCATTCTTTAAACCTGTTGATTATGTAGAAGTTTTAGCTCAAATCCATGAAGAACTTGAGTCGTGTCCTCCACAAGACCGGTCAAAGCTCTATTTGTTACAATTCCAGGTCTTTAGGGGCCTTGGAGAAGGAAAACTGATGCGGAGAAGCCTACGTTCTGCTTGGCAGAAGGCTAGCACCGTACATGAGAAGCTCGTTTTTGGAGCATGGTTGAAGTATGAGAAGCAAGGAGAAGAGCTTATAGCTGACTTGCTTGCCAATTGTGGCAAATGTGCGCAAGAGTTTGGGCCAGTAGACATTTCGGGTCAGCTTCCACTTCAATTGAGTGTCAGTTCCTATGAGACTGTTTCGATGAATGGGAACCAAAtcttaaaaaatgttatttttagaATTGGAGATGATAAAATAGTATGTGATAGGCAGAAAATATCAAGCCTTGCAGCTCCATTCCATGCCATGCTTAATGGGTGTTTCTCTGAATCACTTTGTGAGGACATAGATTTGTCTGAAAACAATATCTCTGCATCAGGTATGAGGGCAATCGATGAGTTCAGCAAGACTGGTAGTTTGAGTGAAGTCTCTCCAAATCTTTTGCTGGAAATATTAGTTTTCGCAAACAAGTTTTGTTGTGAAAGGCTCAGAGATGCTTGTGATAGGAAACTCGCGTCTTTAGTTTCTTCTAGAGATGATGCCGTGGAACTCATGGAATATGCTCTTGAAGAGAACTGTCGTGTCCTTGCTGCATCATGTTTACAAGCTTTTTTAAATGACCTTCCTGATTGTTTAAATGACAATCGAGTGGTGGAAATATTCAGGCATGCTGACAGACAGCAAAGATTGATCATGGTTGGGCCGGCTTCATATTCactctattgtttattaagtgAAGTTGCCATGAACCTTGATCCTCAATCTGATACAACAGCTTGTTTCCTGGAACAGTTAGTAGAATTTGCTGAAAATGACCAGCAGAGACAATTGGCTTTTCATCAATTGGGATGTGTAAGGCTCTTGAGAAGAGAATATGAAGAAGCAGAACGACTTTTTGAAGCATCTTTAAATGCAGGCCATATTTACTCTGTTGTAGGTTTAGCTAGACTGGGCTACATTAAAGGTCATAAGCTTTGGTCATATGAGAAGCTCAGCTCTGTAATTTCCACTATCTCCCCACTTGGATGGATGTATCAAGAGAGGTCATTATACCATGAAGGCGATCAGAGGTGGGAAGACCTTGAGAAAGCGACTGAGTTAGATCCAACTCTTACTTACCCTTACATGTATCGTGCAGCTTCCTTAATGCTGAAAGAGAATGTTCAAGCTGCGCTTGCAGAAATTAACCGGGTTCTTGGGTTTAAACTTGCATTAGAATGCTTGGAACTTcggttttgtttttatcttgctCTTGAGGATTATCAATCAGCCATTTGTGATGTTCAAGCTATCCTTACTCTCTCCCCAGACTATAGGATGTTTGAGGGACGGGTAGCAGCATCCCAATTTCGTACTCTAGTTCGTGAGCATGTTGAGAATTGGACAACTGCAGATTGTTGGCTGCAATTATATGATCGATGGTCTTCTGTGGATGACATTGGTTCTCTCTCTGTTATTTATCAAATGCTTGAATCGGATGCAGCAAAAGGTGTTCTATACTTTAGACAGTCATTGCTTCTCCTCAG GTTAAACTGTCCAGAAGCAGCCATGAGGAGTTTGCAATTAGCTCGCCAACATGCATCTAGTGAACATGAACGGCTGGTCTATGAGGGTTGGATCTTATACGATACAGGTCATTGTGAGGAGGGGCTCCAAAAAGCTGAGGATTCTATTAAGATCAAGAGATCCTTTGAGGCTTTCTTTCTCAAAGCATATGCACTTGCTGACTCTAGCCAAGACCCATCTTGTTCTTCAACTGTTGTTTCTCTTCTTGAAGATGCCCTGAAGTGCCCCTCAGACAGGCTGCGGAAAGGTCAG GCACTGAACAATCTTGGAAGTGTTTATGTTGACTGCCAGAGGCTAGACCTGGCAGCTGATTGCTACATAAATGCTCTTAAAATCCGGCATACCCGAGCCCACCAGGGCCTCGCACGGGTTCATTTTCTGAGAAACGATAAGACTGCAGCATATGATGAAATGACGAAACTAATAGAGAAGGCCAGGAATAATGCTTCTGCCTACGAGAAAAGGTCTGAATATTGTGACCGTGAACTCACAAAGGCAGATCTGGAAATGGTCACTCGATTAGATCCACTTCGTGTTTATCCCTACAGATATAGAGCAGCAG TGTTAATGGACAGCCGCAAGGAAAAAGAAGCAATTGGAGAACTATCAAGGGCTATTGCATTCAAAGCCGATCTCCATCTTCTCCACTTGCGTGCCGCATTTCATGAGCACATTGGAGATGTGTTAGGTGCTTTGCGAGATTGTCGAGCTGCTCTCTCTGTTGACCCTAATCATCAAGAAATGCTGGAGCTTCACAGCCGTGTAAACAGCCATGAGCCATGA
- the LOC107425915 gene encoding ETO1-like protein 1 isoform X3 — MRTFFPSESCKETQLSALNPQSWLQVERGKLSKIASHSSSSSSSSIESLIKVPEPPILPFFKPVDYVEVLAQIHEELESCPPQDRSKLYLLQFQVFRGLGEGKLMRRSLRSAWQKASTVHEKLVFGAWLKYEKQGEELIADLLANCGKCAQEFGPVDISGQLPLQLSVSSYETVSMNGNQILKNVIFRIGDDKIVCDRQKISSLAAPFHAMLNGCFSESLCEDIDLSENNISASGMRAIDEFSKTGSLSEVSPNLLLEILVFANKFCCERLRDACDRKLASLVSSRDDAVELMEYALEENCRVLAASCLQAFLNDLPDCLNDNRVVEIFRHADRQQRLIMVGPASYSLYCLLSEVAMNLDPQSDTTACFLEQLVEFAENDQQRQLAFHQLGCVRLLRREYEEAERLFEASLNAGHIYSVVGLARLGYIKGHKLWSYEKLSSVISTISPLGWMYQERSLYHEGDQRWEDLEKATELDPTLTYPYMYRAASLMLKENVQAALAEINRVLGFKLALECLELRFCFYLALEDYQSAICDVQAILTLSPDYRMFEGRVAASQFRTLVREHVENWTTADCWLQLYDRWSSVDDIGSLSVIYQMLESDAAKGVLYFRQSLLLLRLNCPEAAMRSLQLARQHASSEHERLVYEGWILYDTGHCEEGLQKAEDSIKIKRSFEAFFLKAYALADSSQDPSCSSTVVSLLEDALKCPSDRLRKGTEQSWKCLC; from the exons ATGAGGACTTTCTTTCCCTCCGAGTCCTGTAAAGAAACACAGCTTAGTGCTCTCAATCCACAGTCTTGGCTACAGGTTGAAAGAGGAAAGCTTTCTAAAATTGCATCTcactcctcttcttcttcttcctcatccaT AGAATCTCTCATCAAGGTCCCTGAGCCACCAATACTACCATTCTTTAAACCTGTTGATTATGTAGAAGTTTTAGCTCAAATCCATGAAGAACTTGAGTCGTGTCCTCCACAAGACCGGTCAAAGCTCTATTTGTTACAATTCCAGGTCTTTAGGGGCCTTGGAGAAGGAAAACTGATGCGGAGAAGCCTACGTTCTGCTTGGCAGAAGGCTAGCACCGTACATGAGAAGCTCGTTTTTGGAGCATGGTTGAAGTATGAGAAGCAAGGAGAAGAGCTTATAGCTGACTTGCTTGCCAATTGTGGCAAATGTGCGCAAGAGTTTGGGCCAGTAGACATTTCGGGTCAGCTTCCACTTCAATTGAGTGTCAGTTCCTATGAGACTGTTTCGATGAATGGGAACCAAAtcttaaaaaatgttatttttagaATTGGAGATGATAAAATAGTATGTGATAGGCAGAAAATATCAAGCCTTGCAGCTCCATTCCATGCCATGCTTAATGGGTGTTTCTCTGAATCACTTTGTGAGGACATAGATTTGTCTGAAAACAATATCTCTGCATCAGGTATGAGGGCAATCGATGAGTTCAGCAAGACTGGTAGTTTGAGTGAAGTCTCTCCAAATCTTTTGCTGGAAATATTAGTTTTCGCAAACAAGTTTTGTTGTGAAAGGCTCAGAGATGCTTGTGATAGGAAACTCGCGTCTTTAGTTTCTTCTAGAGATGATGCCGTGGAACTCATGGAATATGCTCTTGAAGAGAACTGTCGTGTCCTTGCTGCATCATGTTTACAAGCTTTTTTAAATGACCTTCCTGATTGTTTAAATGACAATCGAGTGGTGGAAATATTCAGGCATGCTGACAGACAGCAAAGATTGATCATGGTTGGGCCGGCTTCATATTCactctattgtttattaagtgAAGTTGCCATGAACCTTGATCCTCAATCTGATACAACAGCTTGTTTCCTGGAACAGTTAGTAGAATTTGCTGAAAATGACCAGCAGAGACAATTGGCTTTTCATCAATTGGGATGTGTAAGGCTCTTGAGAAGAGAATATGAAGAAGCAGAACGACTTTTTGAAGCATCTTTAAATGCAGGCCATATTTACTCTGTTGTAGGTTTAGCTAGACTGGGCTACATTAAAGGTCATAAGCTTTGGTCATATGAGAAGCTCAGCTCTGTAATTTCCACTATCTCCCCACTTGGATGGATGTATCAAGAGAGGTCATTATACCATGAAGGCGATCAGAGGTGGGAAGACCTTGAGAAAGCGACTGAGTTAGATCCAACTCTTACTTACCCTTACATGTATCGTGCAGCTTCCTTAATGCTGAAAGAGAATGTTCAAGCTGCGCTTGCAGAAATTAACCGGGTTCTTGGGTTTAAACTTGCATTAGAATGCTTGGAACTTcggttttgtttttatcttgctCTTGAGGATTATCAATCAGCCATTTGTGATGTTCAAGCTATCCTTACTCTCTCCCCAGACTATAGGATGTTTGAGGGACGGGTAGCAGCATCCCAATTTCGTACTCTAGTTCGTGAGCATGTTGAGAATTGGACAACTGCAGATTGTTGGCTGCAATTATATGATCGATGGTCTTCTGTGGATGACATTGGTTCTCTCTCTGTTATTTATCAAATGCTTGAATCGGATGCAGCAAAAGGTGTTCTATACTTTAGACAGTCATTGCTTCTCCTCAG GTTAAACTGTCCAGAAGCAGCCATGAGGAGTTTGCAATTAGCTCGCCAACATGCATCTAGTGAACATGAACGGCTGGTCTATGAGGGTTGGATCTTATACGATACAGGTCATTGTGAGGAGGGGCTCCAAAAAGCTGAGGATTCTATTAAGATCAAGAGATCCTTTGAGGCTTTCTTTCTCAAAGCATATGCACTTGCTGACTCTAGCCAAGACCCATCTTGTTCTTCAACTGTTGTTTCTCTTCTTGAAGATGCCCTGAAGTGCCCCTCAGACAGGCTGCGGAAAG GCACTGAACAATCTTGGAAGTGTTTATGTTGA